TGGCccgagtggaggagggggagcgcGCTGGCGCCCGGTGGCGGTGGCCTGAAGCTGACCTCCTCGTCGCCGCCCACAAGGAACGGCATCGGGCCCAGCAGCGCACGCGTGCTTCGACATGAGGACGGTGGCGTCCTGCTGCCACCGCACGTACTACCCGATACAGCGATACTGATATGTATGTGCTTCAGATATACTGGGTGTTCAGTCGTGTAACTAGTGATGAGAAGGTAGGGTTTGGAGAGTGGTTTGAGTTGGCAGTGAAAACTGAAATGTATGTGCCTCAGAAGTGGATATGTTTTCCTATGACAGGGTGAACTGTTGATGGCGAGCACAGGGATAATTGAACAGAAGTGTAGGCTTCTGATCAACAGGTCAGTGGCATTCACATGTCTTGATCAAtatagttagtttctggatttacCAGGATCAGAGTCTTGCACATTGGATATCTTCAGAAAGCACCCAGTGATTGGCTAATTCACAGGATTCAAATAATTGAGTACAAGGTACATGTATGTTTCATTTGATTAACAAGTTTTATGGTGAACAATACGTCTAATGAAGTACTAATCCTAACCAGTCCTCTGCcgatcctcatcctcctcctctctctgtCACTCCCCCTGTTTCCAGACATCATCGAcaagtagcagtagcagcagtggaCCAATGGTAGTCCTTTGCACGGTCTACACTCCTCTGTATGCAATTTATAAAAGCtagaaaaagaaaggaataaaggGATGGCATGAGTGAATGCCTACATCTGCATTCCTCCTCCTCATATCATTTATCTCAtctccatggatggatggatggaaaaGGGGCGCAGCGCATACATAGGGAGGCCgaaatcactgttttgaccttaTGAGCAATCTTTGTCACAAATTAAACTTgacatgaaagtatttcacgatctgacccttttaACAACGCCACAGCCCGCGGCGTTACCGCCCAACATAGAAACGCCGAGCAAGCTTGCGTTTCTGCTCCACATGGAAACGCGAAGCTAACTAGCGTTACTGCCCAGGCGGAGCTGGCGTCGCTTGCTGACATGGCACGCTGGAAACGCCAGAACTGTTGGCGTTTCTAGCTTGACTACAAACGCCCGGGGCCATGGCGTTTCTGGCCTTGATACGCTGCAAACAAAGCGCCTTGTAGGCTAGGGTATAGGCTGGTGGACACGCATGCTTGCACGGGCTGCTAACGATGCGCTGCACCACAATCTACTTCTTGCAAGCTAGCTATAGGCTGGTGGACATGCATGCTTGGAAGGGCTGCTAACAATGTGTTGCACCACAATCTACTTCTTGCATGCAAGGCTATAGACTGGTGGACATGCATGCCTGCTGCACAGGTTGCTACAATGGCGTTTCTAGATGGAAATGCCAAAGGCCATGCATGGACGTAGCAGCACTCCTGTCCAaggcatcatgcatgcatgcatgtggggaTATCCATCTTTAATTTGTATTAGTGGCatgcgttgcatgcatgcatgtactgCTGTGCAGTTTTTTCTGATCCTGCGTAATCTTTTTGTGTACCACGCAAGGGATGGAACAGCTACTTTTTCTGATCCTAAAAATAAAAATTGTGTAGCACGCAAGGGATGGATACAACAGCAAAATGATTTGTTGAGAAGATGATCAGCAAGGAAATACGCCAAAAGCTATGCTGCGCCAACTGTTTTGACAAAACAACTGGCAGTTGTTATACTATCAGCAAGGAAATATGCGGGCCAAAAAGTCACGCCAATAATGCTCTCGTACCTGCGAAATTTCTGGCCGGCTTACTGAACGTGTACGTTATTGCCCTGTGCTAGCTAGTGGCATGCATTGCTGGCCATGGCATGGAAACGCCAATGCTCATGGCGTTGCTAGCCAGGACAGCAACGCCCACTTGCTTGCCGTTTCTATGTAGATCGACAACGCTAGCTAGCTCGGCGTTTGAATGTGGATTTGAAACGCGAGCTACTCCGGCGTTTCTATATGGAGAAGAAACGCCACGGGCTGtggcgttgctaaaagggtcagatcgtAAAATACTTTCATGTCGAGTTCACTTTGTGACAAAGATTGTTGAAAAGGTTAGAATAGTGATTTCGGCCACATAGGGAGGGGCCATCATTGTTCACGCTCTGCTTCACGAGCAATCTTTGAATCAGCTGAGCTGACCAAAAGGCAGTATCATCTGTCACATTTTTACCAGCCTTCGTCTCTGCGTGCAGCAAAATTGTGTGCAGTGCAGTGCACTGTGTGTTCTCGGCCAGAAAGGCCTTTGTTTACGTTTTGTACTGTATGAAGTGTGAGTGCACGCACGCCATGGAAATGATTTGATTTGCTGCCTCCTGATGAGCAGATTGAGTGGTGAGTGCAGTCTGAAGATGAACTGTAGATGGTTCAGGGTTCAGGTTACTGTAGTACGTGTGGGCTTGCTGTTTTCGGATCAGTATCAGATTCCATGAGGATTTTTCAGGTCTAGTTGTTCTAATATAGTAAGATGCACCAGGACACCAAACTAGTGCACTCCTGTAGTACCATTTAGGTCTGCATTCAATATTCTGGTACTTGTACTGCCATTTTACTGTCACTTTTCTTAGTATTACAAACTGGTCAACAATGCATGATCCTGCTAGACTGATATAGTCTATAATATGCTACCAGTACCCAAACTCTCCTTCACAATCCACAACCGGAAACCTGAGATAGCAGTTTTCACATCTAGCCCGATGGAGTAGTAATGTTTGATGTAATATCTGTCAAGCGTCCCTTTGTACAATGAAGGGTACTCATCTCTGACAAAGGTCTCTCCGCAATGAAGGGTTCTCATCAGACATCAAGTCCTTGATCAGACCATACAACCTCATCAAGGCCGGGTGGAAATGCGTGCGAAAGTAGCACATATTGAGACCCTCGGCGCATAGTTCTTCGCCACCACCCTATGCTCCACGCTTGTCAACCCATCACTGGAAATCAGTTGATTTTCTTAAAGAGTCCAGCTGAAAATTTTGAACAAAACAATCAGTATAGAATAACCAAGCATAAAAAAAAACAGACTTGGGAGAATCAAAATAATAGCGTTGAGTGTGAGTTTTTTGGAACAAGTTTCACCTTTACTGAAAATTCACAACAAAAAGAGATCCTATAGAAGTACTTTCACTGCACAATTTAACTTTGCCAATTTTGTTAATAACCAAGGAAGAACTTAGACTAACATTGCATACTCCATATACGTACAAATTAACCATTTGTAAAAACCCATGGAAAAATTACAGTCAGAGAACCGGCAGAGCACTCACCCGTAGCCGTCCGGTAGGTCACCGTGGACGTCGGAGAAGGAGGCCTCCAGCATACGGTCGTAGGCGGCGGCCATGGCAGACGCCATCGAGGTGTTGTTATCGTTTCTCTCGGTGTGCCAGGCAATGCGGCCAAAGACGGCTTGCAAGTCTACAACCGTCTCCTCTCTGCTCTGCACTGCTATGTTTTTCCTCTGCAATTTCTCTCTCGTATAAGCTTTTACAATTTTTCTACCAATGATGTTATAAAATGCTTCAAAAAACAAATCTATTCCTGATCCTCCAAATCACACACTCAACACCGACGGTTGTTCTCTAGTTTTGGTTTGTAAGCTTCAAAACTGTACAAATGCGGCACTAACAATGAAAACCTAACAAATTTGGTGCTCTGAAACGTTATGATGGAGCTGTGACAATCTAGTGACAACCCCATCAAAACAGAAATGAGTAATCGGATAAGAAAAAAAAGGGCAGTATTAAAGAATCAAGATTTTTTTGGTTGAACACAAAGTATATATGGTTGGACCCTCCTCCTTTATCCGGACTTGGGACCGGCTATGAATAATGTTAGTAAGCATAAGCTTAACATCAGTACCATAGGCGGAGTTCCCCCACCTCCCACACCCCTAAAAAATTAACCCGCAGGCCAAAAcccaaacaaaaataaaattacaaattgCATAAAACCTAAAACCTAAAaccttttttttttatttttcacacTCTCTGCGCCCCTCCCACCACCTCCTTTTTTAAGACAAGAAGTAAGCTCAACAAATAGTGAGtgatttttttttgtaattttccgtttttctttttctttttttctctaacCCAAGAAAGAAGCTCAAGGAATAGCGAGTGTCGCCGATCGATGTTGCCGTCAGCCATATTCCAGACGCACGCAAGTCTCGGGTAAATAATGACAGCCTAGAAAAGAGCACGTCACAAAGTATAAGCATGGCTTTATTATGAATAAGAGAGGGAAACAAATATTTGCATGTGGTACGTACATATAAATAGTCTGGGATCTTTAAATGAGTTCTTCACTCCCACATGCCGTCATCAGTGTCGTCGTCTTGGAAAGGAATAAATAAAGAGGGAGTAAAGGTTGATCAGTATATATATGAAGACAAGCATTAAGGAAATTAAGCAAAGACAAGCATCATGGCACTCTTTTGTTATGTACCTTCTACGAATACGTAATAGTCGGGGCTGTTAGGATGGGCACGGAGTGCAGTCTCGAGTGCAGACTTCGCTTTCTCGGCCTCCTGTCGCAGTAGCGAAGTACAGAATACGACACGGACCGACTGAAGGGACGGCAGGTTCCTGATGCCAGTGTCAAACCAATCACCACCATTGTTGCCGGCTGCTTCCTCTTTTGCGACCAACAGACCGGTACGGAGCTCAACATATTCCGCCTTGGGCAAAGCTCCTGGCTGGAACACAACTTGGCCCGGCGAATCGGCCCCCAAGACGAATTGTGTTAGACAACGGAACCCATCAGCTTCGACCAGTAGCGACCCATGGCGGAGGCTCTGCAATACGAGACTATGAAGTGCTGGCAACCTTCCAAGCAGTCCCAGATCCACCTGTTGCACTTCCTTGAAACCAATGTGTAACCTTGAGAGCTGGGACATCTGCAAGGGGTTCTCTCTTATCCATGCTGGTAGCCTAGAGAATCTACATACTCTGTCACAACGTGACTTCAATTCCCGGAGACCTTGAGGGGGAACCCACTTTTCCCCCAAGAGATCCATCATTCTAAATCCAGCACCGATAATAATGGTTACACTTTGGACGTTAGACATTTCCCCTAGTGATTTCACAAAAGCTTCCTCCAACTCCAAGCTCAAATGCTCAAACAAAATTTTAAACTTCCTCAACCTTTTCATGTTGCCCATCTCTTTCACAATGCTTAGAGAGTCAATATGGATAGAACTCAACTCTTCCATTGCTGTCAGGTTTCCAATCCCATCTGGAAGCCGATTGCAGTTTTTCCTATAAAGTAGGCACATCAATCTTCTCAGTGTAGTAACACTCGATGGCAGTTTTTTCATACCATGGTTTCCACTCACATCCAGCACTTGCAAAAACTGCAACTTTCCAGCCTCTTCCGGAAGCTCACAAAGTCCTGTATCAAATAGGCCTAGGTACCTCAAGTGAACTAAACTCCATAACCCCTGAAGATTATGATCACCAAGTGCACATGTACTCAAATTCAATACACGTAAAACAACAAAGCTTGAGAGACGAGGCATCAGACCAATAGCAGGTTCAAATGTCGCAATGGACCTAACTTGTAGCATACTCACAGATTCGAGAGCTGTGGTTTGATCTTCTTCTTTGTTAATCTTCTGGATGGACAACCTGCGGACGTTGGCCTGAGATGACATACTACCACTCAATACACTAACAAAGTTCTCTTCCCTTGACAACAGACAAATTAGATCCAGTACACTATCGTGTACATGACAAGCATGTACAATGCCAGATTCATCGTATACCGGCTGGAGAAGGCTTCTATTCACAAGCTCATTGAAGTAATTTTCTCCAATCTCAAAGAGACTATGTGTTGTTTCACATTGGATAAAACTCTCGGCAATCCACATCCATATCAACTGATCTTTCATGATCTCGTGATCCTCTGGAAACATACTTAGATATAATAAACATGTCTTCAGATAAGAAGGCAGGTCATAGTAGCTAAACGATAGTATCCTCAACATCTCCTCTACACTGGGGTCTTCAGTAAGTCCACGACCAATAGACTCTAGCAGAGCATGCCACTCAACCTTTGGCTTTACCTGCTGGCCACTAGACAAAGAACTAGCTATAGTAATAATTGCCAATGGTACTCCACCACATTTCTTCAATATATCCATGGAGACTTCTTCAAATTCAAGAGGACATCCACTCTCATGAGAAAATAACCTTCTATAGAAGAGATGTTTGGAATCATCAACACTAAGAGGTTTCATTTGATAGATTGAACCATTAGGAGATGTGCAACATAATTCAGCTACACCGACTTTACGAGTTGTCGTGATTAGCCGACTACCCAAAGTGTTGTCATTGGAGAATGCCAAGTTTATAACTGTCCACAAGTTTCCATCCCATATATCATCAATTACAACAAGGTACCTACAATATTTATGAGACCATTATTGTAATTCAGGTGTACACATGGTAAGCCAAAAAGGTTACAATTAAATATAATATAGCATCATGGATGGCAGATACGATTCTTCTAGGAACAATTTATAATTGTAAAGATGGGACAAAAGAGGGAACGAAGCAACAGAGATGGACTATCAATCATGTCTCAGTACACTTAGgtacaaaacacacacacacacacacacacacacacacacacacacacacacacacgcgcgcgcgcgcgcgcgcgcgcgcgcaaatATCCCGTTTATTTGTCCTAAGTAATATACACTTCTTGTTAAGTACTGTTCTATGTAGTAATTACAAGTGCAGAGGCTGTATTGTCAAAAAAACATTTTCTAGATAAAGAACATTTCATTCAAttgatatatcgaggtgatacaacCACATTGAAAGAGTGTCGGGCTTCTGCAAAGCACGATGCCCACAGCGAAAAACGTCCAAGaaatccaaaaataaaaaggcatATGGTAGTGTGTCATTGCAATTCACTATGGAGTATCTTGTAATTAGTCACACAGTATACTTAAAGTGATAAAAGTAGTACCCCACCAGTCCTTTTTAGTCCACCTTTACTAATTTTCAGACGTTTGTTTTTCATTTTACTTCAGTGGTTTTTTGTCCACCCTATCGGGGCGGTGAACAAAATCTGTGTGTCTTGATGTTTTCACTTTTTTTTGATAGTTTCAGTTATGTGACAGCTATTTGTCTACACCAATCCAGATTAGCGTATGAATTATTTGTTTCGAATTTTACATGAGAAAGCTTTGATCAGTGATAAAAATGAGTTATTGCTCACCTATTCAGCCGTGGGGGGTTGTGGCATGTGTTTTATTGGGTCGAAAGTGGTGTTGTTTCTTATTCCATTTCTGTTAGTTCAGTGCCTATTATGTGAGGTGCACGTGCTCTTCGTTATCATGAGGAATGGTGGATCTTATAGGTAGACCTTTTGGGGACTCATCAGTCGTTGAATATAATAGCTATGTTCAGAAGCAAGACGTTTGTATTTTTCTTAGGGTGCTTGTGCTGAATATTTAATTATGACCTAGGTAATTAATGTTTGTCATGTACGTAGCCCTAGGTATTATGCTCAGTCCATCAGTTTGTTTCTTCATTTTGGCTGTAAAAAACAAAATTAGGTGGAAGTTAATAGGACTCAGTGTGTATAATTCAGTCCATTGAATGAGCATTCATCAATTTGTTTATCTTCATTTTGGCTGCCATATAAACAAATTTGGTGAAAGTTAGTAGGATTTAATGTGTATAGATATACTGCAGTTCGATGAATGTTTagtcttcctttttttcttcaatTGATTGcgcagtttttttctttttctatcacTTTTTAGTATTCATTGTTTAATTCCTAAAGTTACTAGTACACATATAGAAGAGCTTATCTTCAGTCATCATTGACAGTTTAGCCCATCAGTCTGGAGAGTTTAGTTCTATATCAGTAATTCAGACCTTCAATGTAACTGTCAGTTATCATTCATTCAGTTAGTCCCTAGTGCTCTCTAGCCACAAACTAATTCATCAAGCACTCCTGCACTTTTTCAGCCTTAGTAGTTCTCAGTATCTCTATGTATCAGTCACCAATCTTGTTTTCAGTTGCAGTTAGTAATTCTTGTTTTTCAGTTTTCACATTATTGTTTATTTTTGTTCTCAGTTATTGTCTAAGTTAAATTCTGTTTTTCTTGTTCATTTTCAGTCTTGGCTctgtttagtttttctttttgaagTTTAATTTTTCATTTTGGGGTGTTATTAGTTTAATTCTCAGTCTTTGTCTCTTCTCATCAGTCTTTTTGCCGTCTATTCTTCAGTTTAGTCATTCTGTGTtgcaaagagagccttggctcagtggttgggcgTGCGATTGTGCAGCCTAACGACCCaagttcaattcctagaattgacaggtgatgcacaggggttttCCCCCATTTATTGAGAATCAAGTTTGATATATGGTGGAACcactcatcaaaaaatatcttgaCACTCATTTAAAAATTTacgaggaccatgtttatcttggtactcatactaaaatggtcgtatgcatccctagttggtgcagaggccggggaagtgaaattctcccccaattTTAGACCTACGCACCTTCAGAGCTTAGGCCACGATGATCCAGATCTCATCTCtctcctcccctccgtcgccccccGCATGCGCGACGAGGGGCACCAACCATAGCCGCCGGTCACCGGTCCTTCCTCTCCATCCCCTCCGCCGGTGGTCGGTGCCGGGCATTAGCCTGTGCTTGCGATGGCCGCGGCGGAGGCACTCCTCCCTCTGGCGGGTCATAGGGTGACGCGGGGCACCTTGACTCGAGGGTGTGACTCCGATCTGGACCGCGGCGGCGCCGATCTGGTTCATGAACGGCCCAGATCTGGACTACGATGGTGTGACGGTCGACCAGTGTGTGTGGTGGCAGTGTTGGCGACGACGATGGCTGGGGCGTGGCGGCGTAGGAGGCGGCGCGGGCTATGGGCGTGGCGGCCTGCCCTGTTTGGGCGGCGGCGACGCTACGGTCTGTTTTGACGAGTGCcgccggcggtggtggccatctcttccgtcagaggtggCCGGCATGTGGCTGGGTGGTCGGATCTCGAGATTCGTCATCTAGTCCCAGTTACGagtcggggagacatagttgccgATGAAAACCGAGCAgttggcgggcgatggcggcgttttgtGCCGTTACCAGGCATCGTCATGTAACTGTTgttgacccactcgtgctgcttcgggggaaaccctaggatctggtcttccaggtcggacgatggcggtactacgatgtcgtttctctcttgggagtatCGTTTGTGGAACAGCGTTGGAAGACAGAGACAGGAGGTGGagtggcttcgtcttgcacggagcttcggtggagctgtCAAGTCATGCCCGACCGACAGATGCTACGCTGAGTCATACCTggttggcaggtgctacgcacgatggATCTTCCAGAGTCTTCGTGCCTGGACAGACGAGCGCAGGGCGGTggcgccgttgggcgccgtggtggcgtcgacggatgtCTGGACTAgcaaggatgatgcggatctctctcctgaagatgggtcagtggtctgatgatgatggcggcttctAAAACGTATGCATGTGGTGTGCGATTTAGGTAGGCTGCACCGGCTGTTGACCCtgatacgttatgtggatggatcggcgacgacaccgttttatatatgggaagtgagagcactccacattatcgagtttgtaggtgtgagtggtggcttcaattggattgatgtatgttcttgtcaAATCTTTGtgaaataattaataaagatggctcCATGCATtaattgatgcagaggccgggggtttaacctccttttcaaaaaaaaaaattcattCTGTGTTTGTTATCTCGAGCCTCTTATCAAGGCGGCGAGGGGAATAGGAGTCATATTCATTAATTCATCGGTCAATCAGTTTCTCAGCTCTTTTTATTCATTTTCCAGTCTCTTCATTCACTCACCGGTTCATCAATGTTTTCTTCTTCAATCTTCATCTCTTTTATTTTCTTCATCACTGTCTTTTTCTTCAGTCATTAGTCTCTTTGTTCAGTCTTCTTTTTTTAGTTTTGATTAGTCCAGTAGTCATTGTCATGTCATCTTTACTCAGTTTTCAGTTTTTTTCCAGTAATTTTTTTTCTCAGTGTGCATCATATATTTTGATCTAGATTCTCATTTTCGATCACGCTTTTATATTCAGTTAGACTGACACATCTCGTTTTTCAAACATGAGCAAAAGGGAGCCTCGGCACTACTATGTACAAAACCTACAAGGCTGGCGGCATCATCTTCAAGGAAGAATGGAAGTGGTTTCTCAAGAGAGATGAGCTGAAGGTTGCCACAGCTGTGCTAATCATTATCAAGACTAGCACACACGATGACGCAAAGATGATAGTAGATGTCAATGTCAATTAAGAGATGGCTCTAACTCAGTAAGGAGGTGGGTTCAGATTTTTGGATTATCCTTAGTTCGTTCTCGAGAGCAGTCTCTCTGCTTNNNNNNNNNNNNNNNNNNNNNNNNNNNNNNNNNNNNNNNNNNNNNNNNNNNNNNNNNNNNNNNNNNNNNNNNNNNNNNNNNNNNNNNNNNNNNNNNNNNNNNNNNNNNNNNNNNNNNNNNNNNNNNNNNNNNNNNNNNNNNNNNNNNNNNNNNNNNNNNNNNNNNNNNNNNNNNNNNNNNNNNNNNNNNNNNNNNNNNNNNNNNNNNNNNNNNNNNNNNNNNNNNNNNNNNNNNNNNNNNNNNNNNNNNNTCTCTGCTGCTCTTTTTAATGTGAAAATTGGAACCTACAGTAAAACACATTTTGGATTTCCTCTAAGCTCATTTTCTGTATTTATTCACAGCTCCTATGTTTACTGAGTTTATATTGCGCATATCAGTGTTCAGTTGCTGGTACATACCAGTACCCACGCGACTAGCTTAATTTTTTCATCATTTTATAGTTTGGCAGGTAGTGTGGGAGATGCACATGAGCAGTTTGACACTAATATCTTTCATGCCACTTATTTATTTGCACATTTTTTTACTGAATGTTTGATGAACTGACAAGTCTTGTTATATAGGTTTCGCTTTTTGTCATCACAGTTTTGTAAGTTCTTGCAATGTTTGCGCATATAGCTTGGTCTTTTCTTAAGTCTTTTTA
The window above is part of the Triticum aestivum cultivar Chinese Spring chromosome 2A, IWGSC CS RefSeq v2.1, whole genome shotgun sequence genome. Proteins encoded here:
- the LOC123186997 gene encoding disease resistance protein RGA5 produces the protein MAMSMATGAMGSLLPKLAELLMEEYKLKESVKEGVRSLEIEMKSMQAALRKVGEVPRDQLDEQVKIWAGEVRELSFNMEDAVDKFLVRVDDGSEPAANPKKLKRLTKTMVALFTKGKARHEIADAIKSINKKVQEVADRRARYNVDNIIASVPTVTPIDPRLGALYKDVTDLVGITGTRDQEIIELLSEGDDMSKKNLKIISVVGFGGLGKTTLVKTVYDKIKGDFDCRAFVPVGRNANAKEVFMDILHELDPEKGKGQLTMLNEKQLIDKIQLHLENKRYLVVIDDIWDGNLWTVINLAFSNDNTLGSRLITTTRKVGVAELCCTSPNGSIYQMKPLSVDDSKHLFYRRLFSHESGCPLEFEEVSMDILKKCGGVPLAIITIASSLSSGQQVKPKVEWHALLESIGRGLTEDPSVEEMLRILSFSYYDLPSYLKTCLLYLSMFPEDHEIMKDQLIWMWIAESFIQCETTHSLFEIGENYFNELVNRSLLQPVYDESGIVHACHVHDSVLDLICLLSREENFVSVLSGSMSSQANVRRLSIQKINKEEDQTTALESVSMLQVRSIATFEPAIGLMPRLSSFVVLRVLNLSTCALGDHNLQGLWSLVHLRYLGLFDTGLCELPEEAGKLQFLQVLDVSGNHGMKKLPSSVTTLRRLMCLLYRKNCNRLPDGIGNLTAMEELSSIHIDSLSIVKEMGNMKRLRKFKILFEHLSLELEEAFVKSLGEMSNVQSVTIIIGAGFRMMDLLGEKWVPPQGLRELKSRCDRVCRFSRLPAWIRENPLQMSQLSRLHIGFKEVQQVDLGLLGRLPALHSLVLQSLRHGSLLVEADGFRCLTQFVLGADSPGQVVFQPGALPKAEYVELRTGLLVAKEEAAGNNGGDWFDTGIRNLPSLQSVRVVFCTSLLRQEAEKAKSALETALRAHPNSPDYYVFVEDDDTDDGMWE